TTTcgtatagtatcatcatatttaatgttttgtagaatctcaacgcAAATTTGTGTAGCCATTAAGGTTTCTAGTTTTACATGCTATGATACGGTACCATATTATGATATCACTtccatctctcacctcattaattagTGCGGTGCATCAGATTTTTGtcaacatggcatgcatgatactacttatgatactctcattgtggctagtctaaggTGGCCACCCCTCCTGCCTTCTAGCTGCATGGTGGCTCATGGGTCACCTAGATCGTCAATTTACACCGCCTTCCTCCGAGGACTCTGTATTGACCTAAGCCGCTTATACATACCCCTTTTAGGGTTTTCCgcgcaagagagagagagagagagagagagagagagagagagagagagagagagagagagagagatacaaGATGGAACCCAAAACAAAGAGATAATGCCTTCCACCGAGCAAGATTGGAAGGCAACCCGCCTTAGGAATCTCTTTCTATCATACCTCCAAATAATACATCCACTCCTCCCATGCCTCCATGATTTATAGGGAGTATTACACCCCCATATGATGGGTTTTGTGCAAGTACTTGATCAAAACTGTCTATGTGTGATCGGTGGTTTAGAACCATATGAGTTCACCACATGATTATGGATATATGGTCGCTATTATGCATTATTGATCTATGGTGGATCTTTATATTCTGAATTATTTATTTAGATGCAACCTTGAGTACTATTTGTCTTTGATATATGATTTATTCATATTATTAGCAATTCTTGATGCTAGACTTGATCAATCTAGGAGATAGGGCATGTGAGTAAGTTGGAGTGGACATGTAGTGTTATTAGCTCGGTGATAGTAATAGTAAAAGCACTAAGACCCACTAGCAACCTCCTTAATTAGGAAGCCTCACTAGGAATAAAACGGGTGAGGAGCCTCCAAGTAGCCGTCTAAGCTTAGCATCATGTAATAGTACTTAAAGAAATACTATGCCTTTCTACCTAAACTCGGTCAGCGAACAACCCATGCCCTTGAGGGAATATTTGTGGTTGACTTATGAGTATGCAAGATGTCCGATATTTGTACACGATTTCCATATTCATATATCAACACTGGACATATATGAATGTGCATTTTGTATTTATCATGCTTTTTTCATACATATGATTCTTACTTTCTGTGATCATGTTTTCTAGAGAGCGATCAAGTGAACCCACGGAACCGATTCAGTTTCTCATATAAGAAACATCGTTTACTTCACTTTCCTAGTGGTTTTAAAGTATAGAATTATTTATTTAAAGAAGTACATTTTTTATTGTTTTCTAGTTTTCGTTTTTatttgaagaagaagaggactacATAGCATTTCTTATTCTTATTATCGATATTATACCCTGAGTTATTAGTGTGGAAAATAACCCGCTTGTGACAACACTTGGCCCTTGGAGTCCTAATAAAATTGGTATACGCCTTAACCATTGCCATCATGTGGCACTTGATTTTCTCTGCCCTATTACTATATCCATATGCAGATAAGTCTAGGGAGAGAACTGGTATTTTTTCTAGAAGATCTAGAAGTTTAATGTTTGAACCCCTAGTAGATAGTTTATAATTTGGAAGTTACAATTCTTAATTTTTGTATTTTCTGAAAGTTCTAAAATTTGCATTCTGAGTGCTTTGAAAATCTTAAGTTTCAATTCTATTTTTCTTTTAGAAAATTTTAGAAGCTCATAACTtcaattctacaaattttaaaAATTCCGAAAGTTGGACAAGATTTTTTCGAAGTTAGTTCCCAAAGTACAAGGAAAATTGAAGTTACCAAAAAAGAAGTCTTTCCATCAAAATTTGGATTTTATAGCACGGCCCTTTGGAATGCAGGTCTATACATACAAAGGTGAGAGTATAACAAGAAGGTAGTCTAAGCACCTTCTCCAGCAAGTGCCATACACTCAAATTTATAGATAACTTTTTGTTTTGCTTTGTTCTGCCACTGAGATAAAAATCTGCCTGAGCTCCTTCCATGGTTTTGGAATTCATCATCATTAGATTTCAAATACCACATATGGTGTAACACGGGTTTTCGTTGAAGGCAACATACAAAGAAATGACCAATTATTTGTTGTCTCGAGTTCCATTATCTTCAATCCATGAAATATGTAATATGAAAGTAGATAAATTAATTGGGATATAATTCATATGTCTCACCAAGAGGATATAATGATGACAAAGATGAAAAATGTATATACTTTGTAAAGCTTCTATTGCGTTTTAATTCCAAAATATGTGCACATACTTGAGCAAGCTTCATGGGAAAAACCTACACACACCTCCAAGCTCCCACACTTGGAGAGTGTACCAACTATACACCCCAGGATACCCATTTACTATTTTCTATACCAATATACAATGTAGCACATGTTTGCGTATTCTGAACAATCTTAACCTACAATAAAATTCAATACAACAAGAGACTTATCATCCATGTCTCATTGCATCTTGTCGACGAACTCAACTGCAAATCTCACCAGTACATTCATTATTGAAGCCATATGTGTTGATACTTGATAGCTAGAATCTATCATCGCTTATGAATCCTTTTATATCAACCTTGATACAGATAATGTGTAATGGTATCCATGTGATCATAATTTATGAGAACCCATAAATATAATCCACAAATCGTACATTTCTACTCTAAAATACCTACAAGAAGGCTGGTTTGAAAATTGATTTACAATTTACATTTATATAGAACCTCTCAAAATAAGAATTTTGCAAATATATATGGATTAAAATATGGGTAACTATAAATTGACATTGGTTTAGTATTGTAACCACCATCATTTTACCTACCGCATTGATAAAAGATGCAATGTTTCTTATGATCCCTATTTAGTCGCTCAAGATATTTTTTCGATCAACTAGCATGTAAAATCTCACCACTTCAAGTACAATTAGTGCGATATGTTTTAATGTGATCATCTATCCTCACACAAGTCCCTATGTCAACCATGGACAATTTGTGATAGTGAGCATACTCTAGCGGGATAACAGTTGATGAAAAGCTAACTCTAGCCCATATTGAATGCAATGGTTGAGCACTATCTAATACCCCTAAACAAAATTGATCCAAACAAATATCTAGATCTTATATATGATATGCAAAAGTGTAATAAGGCATTCATTGCCTCAAAACATGAACTTTCCCCAAGTACAAGTAATGACATGATCAATATTTGTACTAAAGGAAAGTGCGGGAAAAACCAAACCTAGTCGATGTTAGGTAACGAAGTTGCTACCATGAAGTGATTGAAAGATGGTAAGGATCAGTTCCATTATTTCTAAGACAGTTTCTGCCATTTTATGAACATATGAACATAGCGAGGAAACTATTAGTGCATCAACAACAAACATATCAATAACTAATGGTCGTTTGAGGGACAAACCAACGAGGAAATGGTCATTTGGGCTTAGCCAGAGTGACCAACCAAGCAATATTTCAGGGTTATGATGGGAATATAGACGGAACTAAAATTAAGGAACCAAACGGTTCCCGAGTACAATAAGTTTAATGCAGTTTTTGTATTAATTTTGCTATATGAtaatatttttttttgtttgatggGTATGACTAAAGATACAATGATTTGATCGATTTCATTACGGCATTTGAACTAATGCTCCCTCCGCTCGAAAATAAGTGACTCCGTTTTGTCGATATACAAATGTATCTAGAGACATTTCAGTGTGTAGATGCATCCTTATCTGAATGAGTAGATAAATCTGTATATGAAAAAAAAATTGTGACTTATTTCTAAACGGATGTTATATTCTCTACCATTTTATATGTATAATTTGTGTGAATGTAATGGATATTTGTTACCATGGTCAACCAGTACCAtttgttactaataacttcaatttagTTCTAAACCTAAAACAAGCACACGTGTACCAATATAAAGGTACTATTTTGAACAATCTCAACCGCCCATCCAACTTTAATCCAATAGATCACGTGTTCAGTTGAACGTTGCATTCTTAAATGCATACTAATCATCATCCTAAATTTTATAAGTTGACACCAATCTTTGAGATGGCCAACACTAGTTGGTGGTAAGAATATTGTAAAAAATATTTGCATTCCTATGCAATACATGTCACGGTTGCTGCATCCATTATGTACAAAGATCCCCATGCACCATGAATGTGATTGTTCTGAAATGAATGTACCCAACAACTCTTTGTGCGGCCATTGATAATGTGCCCCGCAGGAATCTATAGAAGACCACCAACACGGTGTTTTCCCTCCACCCTCCCTTCAAGAGTTTCACACCATCTCCTTGGTACACTCTCTGCTAGCTAGCGAATACAATACATGATAAGAGAAAAAAACATAATCTCGATTTAGAATAGGAGACATCGAGAAAGGTGAGTTTCTTACGAAGTGGGAAAGGAGTGCAATGCAGCATGTTGTCTCTGCTGATATACTTGGTCTAGCTGGTCGATCTAGAGATCACTGTACTCTTTTGTGTCGGCATTCTAACAAAGTAGTGATGAAGATGCAATTTTCCATGATTATGGAAACTTTTTTAGGGCATTATGGAAACTTTATATGGTACCATAAGTAAGTTCCACACCTAAAAGAGTGAAAATTTGCCTTGCTCCTAAAATCCAGCTTGCTAGTTCGTAGAAGTTACTACTGTtggaggcccggtccatttgaacTTTGATGTGTGCGTGCAGTATAAAAAAAACCGATAAACACCACGTCGGACACAGATTCCCTTACCCTGATTTGCCAAAAAAAAAACCACCTCACGTTACCCCAATCCCTATAGGAAATCCTCGTTCCTCACCCCCACCTCTCGCCAATCCAAGTTTAGTCCAATAGATCACGGATTTAGTTGAACATTATAAATTATTAAATGCACACAAATTATCATCTTAAATTTTGTAAACTTACAAACTTGTTGGGATGGCCAGTACAAGTTGATGGCAAGAACGACGTAAAAATGGCATGCCTATGCTATATATGTAACGATGGACGTCACCATTATGTTTCAAGATCCCCATACAACATTAATTGAATTGTTCAGGAGCGATGCACCATTGACATTGTGCCATGCAAGAATCTATATACGGCCATCGACGTGGTGTTTTCCTTCCATCCTTCcttcaagagcttcactccatatATTTCCTCTGCTATCTGCCAGTTAGCGAATACGATGCACGAGAACAGAAATACAACGTGATCTAAGTTGACAATAGGAGACATCGAGAAAGGGAAGTCTGTTATGAAGCGGAAAAGGAATGCAGTGTAGCATGTTGCCTTTGCTCATATACTGGTTGATCTAGAGCTTATTGTACTCTTTCGTTTGGGCATTCTAACAAAGTAGTGATGGATATGCTATTTTCCAATTTTCCATGATTATGGAAACTTTTTTAGGGCATTATAGAAACTTTATATGGTACAATAAGCAAATTTTGCACGCAAAAGAGGGAAACTTGCATTGCACCTAAAATCTAGCTTGCTAGTCCGTGTAAGAAAGAAGTGACTAGTGTTGGAGGTCCAATCCATTTGGACGTTGCAGTGTGGTAAGGACAACTATAAATAGACATTTAGATAGTATAGTCTCACCATCATTTAACCTATTAGCATTTATATAGGAGGCAATGCTGCTTAATTAGGATCCTATTTAGTTCGATCAAGATATTTTGTCTATCAACTAGCATGTAAAATCTCACCACTCCTAACACAATTAATGCATTATGTTTTAATGCCACCGTCTATCTTCACACAAGTCCCTGATTTCATATCAACCATGGATAATTTGTGATAGTAAGCATACTCTAGAGAGATAAAAATCGATGAAAATGCTAACTCTGGACCATATTGAATGAAGTGGCTGAGAACTATCTAACAAATCCAAAAAATGGAATTGATCTAAACACATATCTAGAATTCCTAGATGATATGCGGAAGTGTAATAAGACATTCATTGTCCCTAAACATAAACTTTATGCAAGGCTAGGTAATGACACGATCAATCTTCTACTAACGAAAAGTGCAGGAAAAAACCACACTCAATCGATATTACTCCTCCATATCGGTTTAGTAGGCCTCCGAATATAGAAGATGTGCCACAAAATTTATACtgacaaaaactttttcttttgAATATGATTTCAATGATATAacttttgtggcatatatctcatattttgttgaccaGATGAATGATCAAAGTTTTTCTTAAAGTAGGTAGAGGCCTAACTGCCTAATAAATCGGCGTGGAGGGAGTCGGTAACAAGAAGttactactccctccataccggtttataGGGTAATTACGCGTTTCGAGAAAAAAGTTTGACTACAAATTTAGTCAACAAAATATAAGATTTATGTCACAAAAGTTATACCAATTAATTCATATTCAAAAGAAGTTTTCAACAGTATTTTTTTTTTATGAAGTATAtcttatattttgttgaccaaattagtAGTCAAAGTTTTTCTCGAAATACGTAATTGTCCTGTAAACCCGTATCGAGGGAGTACCATGCAGTGATGAAAGATGGTAAGGATCAATTCCACTATTGATAAGACAATCTCTTCCATTTATGAACATGCGTTCATATCGAGGAAACTATTAGTGCATCAACAGCAAACGTATCAACAACTAACGTAAAAAGTCACGTGAAAAAACTAACGTAAGAAGTGGAATTCAATCTAATTTGTATGAATGTAATGTATATATTTTTTACAACAGTTACACGTACCACGTGCTATTGATAACTTAAGTTTAACTTTAAAGCTAAAACATGAGTCCAAATATAAAAGGTACTAGTTTGAAGAACCTGAACCGTCCATCCAACTTTAATCCAATTGATCACGGATTTAATTGAACGTTGCAACTCTTAAATGCATTCTAATTATCGTCTTAAATTTCGTAAATGAACACCAATTGTTGAGGTGGGCAATACAAGTTGATGGTCAGAATCACGTAAAGGGAAATTACATACCTATACTATATATGTCACGGTGGATGCATCCATTATGTATGAAGATCCTCGTGCAACATGAATGCGGGAGTTGCGAAATGAATTTGCTGAACAACTCTCCGTGTGTCCATGGGCATTGCGCCTGGGCAAGAATCTATATATCAATCCACTGATATTATGTGTTTTCCCTCCATCCCCCCTTCAAGAGTTCCATGGCATCTCTTTTGTACACTATCTCCTAGCTAGCGAATTTGGTGCATGAGAAGAGGAAAAACAACGTAATATAGGGTGAGGATAGGAGGCATCGAGAAAGGGAAGTTTCCTACGAAAGGGGAGAGCAGTGCAATGTAGCATGTTGCCTTTGCTGAAATGCTTTGCTAAACTGGTTGATGCGGAGGCTCTTGTACTCATTCCCTTCAACGTTCTAACAAAGTAGCGATGAAGTTGCAATTTTCCGATTTCCCATGATCATGGAAAGTTTTGTAGAAAATTATAGAAACTTTATGTGGCACCATAAGTTTCTATGCGGCAGCATAAGCAAGTTCCACACCTAAAAGAGGGCAAACTTGCATTGCACCTAAAATCCAGCCTGCTAGTCTGTGTAGGAATGTTAGAGGCCCAATCCATTTGGACTTTGCAGTGTGCGTGAGGAACGAAAAAATCCGATGAACACCACACCACGTCGGACACGGATGCCCTTACCCTGATTCGCCGCGCGCACCTTTCACGCGTTCCGATGCCCATAAATGCCGCCGAATCCCCTCCTCCTATCCCCGTCCCCTTTCCCGCCGCCTCCATTCCTAAAACTCCCCATTTTGCCATTAATCCTCGCCTAAATCCCCCACCTCCCGTTACCCCCAATCCCTCCAAGAAACCCTCGTTTCCCCACCCCCCCATCTCCCACCATGGGCAGCGCCGCCTCGCCGCCGCGGACCCTggacgccgccgcctccccgccCACGGCGTCGCAGGAGGACCTCAAGCGCGTCGCCGCGCACCGGGCCGTGGCCATGGTGGGCTCCAACATGACCCTCGGGCTCGGCACGGGCTCCACCGCCGCGCACGCGCTGGACCGCCTCGGGGACCTCCTGCGCAGCGGCGCGCTGCGCGGGGTCGCCGGCGTGCCCACCTCCCTCAAGACGGAGGCGCACGCCGCGCGCGCCGGGATCCCGATGCTCGCGCTCGCCGACGCCGCCGAGATCCACCTCTCCATCGACGGCGCCGACGAGGTCGACCCGGACCTCAACCTCGTCAAGGGCCGCGGCGGCTCGCTGCTCCGCGAGAAGATGATCGAGGGCGCCGGGGCCCGcttcgtcgtcatcgtcgacgaGTCCAAGCTCGTGCCCCGCCTCGGCTGCACGGGCGCCGTCCCCGTCGAGGTCGTCCCCTTCGGGAGCGCATACACGCTGGGCCTCGTCCGCAAGGTGTTCGACGGGGTGCCCGGGTTCAGCGCCAGGCTCAGGACCGTCGTGTCCAAGGCGGGGGACGGCAAGGACGATCTCTTCGTCACCGACAACGGCAACCACATCGTCGAGATGTTCTTCGACGACGGCATACGCGGCGACCTAACCGCCATCAGCGACAGCCTGCTCCGCATCACCGGTGTCGTCGAGCACGGCATGTTCCTCGGCATGGCCACATCCGTCATCGTCGCCAAGAAGGACGGAACCGTCGCCGTACTCACCAAGAAGTAGCACCTGCCCGCCGGCCAAACGGCTGAGGATTCACCAGGGAATAAGCCGAGATTGAAGCAACCCGCAAAGCAGCTCGGCTCTTGATTATGCTCTTCTTGCGTACGTTACTGTTACTGCGTTTCCTCCTCCTTTATTATCATCATGGGTAGTAACGCGATGGTGCCCAGCTTAATAAGTACTATTCGACTTCGCTCCATGATGTTTATCAAGTCAATTTTTTTCATCGCTCGACCAAACCCCCAATTTTGACTCGCTGCTTCTTAGACCTGATGCTCCGTATTGCTTACATCAGCTATTCAACTGTCAGTTTCCTCTCTTATGTACTCACCAATCAATGAATTGGAGTAGTAGCCATGTGCAGATCTGCCTATATTTTTTATGTGTTCACCAATCCATCACAGGAAATGGATTGGCTCATGTCCAGTAAGGTCCAAATCATCACTCTCAACTGGGCGTGGATAGAATGAATGTGCACGGCTGATTTTGTGAAGGATGCCCAATCTACAGATTCAATGCACAAGATTTCTGTATAGTGTCACTTTTTATGGAGGAGCTTTCCTTGCCATTCCTTTGCCCGTAATCACCTTTCTGCCATCCAATTGTGGCCACTCTTTTCAGCCACTGCTTTGTCTTCGCAATTTGAAAACATGGACTTCTTTGTCTGCacaattttgaaaacataaagtttGTTTAAAGAAACCAGTAGATCATACAAATTATGATCAAATGACTACCAGAAAATTTGAGAAAGGCAGGAAAGAGCATACCACAACATTTCGAGGATTTCTATTAAATACCTGTGAAATGTTATCAACAGGGTAAAAACTTTTTTATTAGGGAAAATGTAGTACTATCtctgtccataaaaggatgtcccaagtttgtctaaatttagatgtatctatataCTTTTTAGTATGATACATATGAATTTAGACAAATCCACGACATCGTTATATGGATGggttttttaataaaaaaattaaTATTAAAAAGATATTGCAACAATATGATTTCAACAGGTAGTCTGAAAGATGCACACATCAAAAAAAGATTTTAAAAAACCCGCCGAACTGATTAGCAAGGCAGTAGAAATTACCACCACCAAAGGCCACACCTAGACTGCAAAAAAGGTTCTACAAGAAACGATGACGCCTCCAAACAGTTAACATCACAAAAACACCATCTTTGCCTAATCAGAAATCATAGGTTTTCACCCAAAAAGGAAGTCCTACTAAAATCTAGACAATGCCTCAACCAGGAGATGAATAGACATCCAGACTTGGTGCCTAGGGAAGGTCAGACATCAGAGACTTGGGAAATAGTAGTATTTAGGTGAAATAGTAGTATTTAGGTTTTATGATCGTTCAAGTTCTCAGCTATGCCGCTTTCGAGTTTTTGTTCTTCTAAAAAAGACATGTTCAACCTCATTGGCTTGAGAAGGCCCTCTAGTAAAAAGAGTGGTGCTTGGTAGAACCACATGATCTCTGCTCATGGGCACGATGAATTAATAGCCTTCAACCACCAATTCTTTTTTACTTCTGCATCCAACCAAACCGTTATATAAAGGTTGGATGGAGCAAACATGATACTGCCCAACAAGTCTTCTACAAAGCAGAATAAAGGGTTGGAGAAGATAGTTGTGCGGAGAGAAAACGTAAGTTTATGAAGGAAGGAAGCGAGACAATGGTGGGCTTGGGAGATGACAGGAACCTATTGTGCACTACCATTCGAACTCATGCTGAATTTTGGATTGCCATTGCTCCTCGGAGAGGACTGTGTAGTGTGTGTCCTGGAGAACCTTGGGTTGCCATTGTTCATAGGGAATGGGGATTTAGTGACTTGCAAGGTTGTAACTAATCATGCTTGAAGGTTACACGacacttgcaaaacaaaaccgcaTCTGGCTTCAAACTACGAAGTGCAGTTTTCAAAAACTCAAACTGCCGCTACAGACTGCATTTTCCAAAAATTCAACGAACAATCATGCTTAAAGGTTATACGCTGAAGATCATTGGGACGGCCATGTCGTCACTTGTGGCACCGCTGTCGCACCATTGGATCGAGTTGTTTGACGTGTGAGGTGGCTTCCTCTCTGCTTATATATTTTTGGTCATGGAGATGGAGAATGAAGATAGCCTTAGGACACCAAATATATATTCTAAAAGAGTTACCTTACGACGCAAGATGCTACGCCAAACAAAGGAGAACACAAACTAATTTATGTACACAATTATATAAACTTAATTTCTCAACTCATGAAACACATCAAGTATTATGATATTTATTATTATCTAAATTATTCATCGGTACATCAAATAGGAGGCGATGGTGCACGAGTCGTCGCCGCCACCACATGGTCCAGGGGAGAAGTCCTGGCACATTCAGACTTGCACATTTGGACTGTTGGATAGCAGAGCTCGTCTAGTGAACAACAGTAGTAGCAACCCGGTATATTCTCGCATGAGTGACCACGGACACACAGTCCGTACGGTAAATTGATCTTAACGCTTTCCAACTCTTCCAATGTTCTACCTTTGGAACAGGAAAACCAATTAATATATTTATTACAACAATCAAACAAACAAAATATGCAATCACTCCGAAAAGCTGTAAGAGCTTCTCAAGAAATAAAAATCATGCATAGCATGAGCATGAACTGCTTAATGTTGCAAGATTAGTTTTTGGAAGACAATTCAACTGAAGCATCAAAATATGTCCACCGGGAGACAACTTACACTGCACATGGACATGGCTAGCGAAACAGGCGAGAAGAAGCACGGAGAGTATGAGTGGTGAATGGAAACGGTTTCTATACTTGTCCATGGAGAAATTTACTAGCCGAGCTTGTTTTGATCCTCGTCTATAGCAAAGTAGGCTTCCTGAGAAACAATGACAGGTATCTTCGTTTGGGTGTTCTAATGTATGTATACCCAACAATAAGCGTGAGGTACAGGGGCAAATTAAGAAGTAACGCCCTAAAATTACGGTTATTTCGCTATTTTTGCAAAGATATCGTCCCGGCTAATCTTCGTATTTATGTGATAGGATTCCATATTCCTTATTCAATCCCTAGTCAGGTGCTATACTTGGCACCGCTAGGGATCGGACCCTGGACAAATCGCTAAGATCACGCACGGTTCTTTCTACTTTTGAAAATTAAGATATGGTCCCGCCTAGTCTTCGTATTTATTTGATATACGATTCGATATACTGAACCTTTGATTGCCATTGCTCTACCGAGCGCACCGAGTTTTGTGCTGTCTGTGTTGTAGAACCTTGGGTTTACCATTGTTCATCGGAGGGTTGGAGCGCGGTGAAATCGTGTCTGATCCTCGCCTCCTCGGTACTCATGATCCCTAGCTAACGAACCTGATGTTCTGGAGGTTGCTGACTCACTTGGGCAGCAATCAGTAGAGCTTCTCCATAAAACTCTACGTTAACAGTGTGCAGCCGTGCACAAACTTGTTATCAGCATTGTCTCCTGCGCAAAATATCTTGTGACATGGTACAGTTCAAGATAACTTGAGAAGAGTGGTGCTCGGTGGAACCCCTCATGGACACGATGAATTAATAGCCTTCACTACCCAAACATAGTACAAAAGTTGGATGGAGCAAACATGATATCTGCAAAGCAGAATAGAGGAAAGGAGCAGATAGTTTGCACAGAGAAAACATGAACGACTGAAGGAAGCGAGACAATGTTTGGGCTTGGGAGACGCTGGGAACTTATTGAGCACGCTGAATCTTGGATTGGCATTGCTCTTCCGAGCGCACGAGTTGTGTCTGTCCTGTAGAACGTGAGGATTTTATAATTTGCCACACTTTTCTTTATACCTCTATTATTTGCCACATGATCATCACATGTTCCCCGTAGAACCTTGGGTTGCCATTGTTCATGGGAGGCTTGGATGGTAGTGAAATCTAGGCTTGGAGCATTAGCGAACCTGGTTTTGTGGAGGTTGCTGACACACTTGGGGAGCAATCCAGGTCAGTAGAACTTCTCCATAAAACTATGTGCTTTAACAGCATGCAGCAGTGCACAAAATTGCTGTCTGCATTGTCTCCAGCGCAAAATAACTTCCGACAAAGTACAGTTAAATCCTGTGGTGCACCGAATCTCCTACTCCCAGTTGACCCAATAGGATTTT
This region of Lolium perenne isolate Kyuss_39 chromosome 2, Kyuss_2.0, whole genome shotgun sequence genomic DNA includes:
- the LOC127306853 gene encoding probable ribose-5-phosphate isomerase 2, yielding MGSAASPPRTLDAAASPPTASQEDLKRVAAHRAVAMVGSNMTLGLGTGSTAAHALDRLGDLLRSGALRGVAGVPTSLKTEAHAARAGIPMLALADAAEIHLSIDGADEVDPDLNLVKGRGGSLLREKMIEGAGARFVVIVDESKLVPRLGCTGAVPVEVVPFGSAYTLGLVRKVFDGVPGFSARLRTVVSKAGDGKDDLFVTDNGNHIVEMFFDDGIRGDLTAISDSLLRITGVVEHGMFLGMATSVIVAKKDGTVAVLTKK